In the genome of Xenopus tropicalis strain Nigerian chromosome 10, UCB_Xtro_10.0, whole genome shotgun sequence, the window TGTGTTACACGCGTGTCAGTCTCACACACCGGATTAGCACATTATCACTGCCCCACACTGTTACTTGGCACTCAGACCCGGACAGAAACAGTTAAATAAGTTACACATTACATGCTGCTATACATCAATTAGTTCCACCGGATAATAACGGGCAGAGTTGGGCAAAGGTTTTGCTATCATTACCCTTCATGAGGAGACGCGAGGGTAAATAAAGGAGCAGTaaagtgtaaaataaaaggaaacaaatgCACCGCTGCTCTGTGCCGCAAACTCCCCCAGGCTGATTTGAAAAATGGGGTAAAATGTCTGGTATATTGagtattaacttgccctttaaatcatCTGTTTGCTAAATGAGGATATTTTCCTGTGGTACTACTGTGTGTCACTTGGACCAAACTTCAATTAAAAGCACAATAAGTGCACTGCTTGTTGTAGGGAAATCTATTTTTTATACCCGATGTGTTTATGTGCATTCAGTGGCTTAACTAACACCGGGGCCCCTGCAGAAAAACCATCGGAGGGGCCCGGCCCGCACAGCATCCCCCTACCCAGCCCCATTGCTACCTGCCCGCTAGGTAGGAAAGCAGCCAGGGAgggggatttctaacaactatagaaGATGCAGACCCCACGGACCGGGTCCCCCACTGGATTTGCACTACTATTGGTTATTGCTGTGAATCTCTGTGCACACGGTCAGGCCAACCAAAACTTTCAGCCTCGCACAGCAACAGATCGAATGAAATGTGCTTATTACATAACAATGGATATAGATTCCAAGCCTTAGTACCAAAGCTTtgctatagattatatatatatatactgtatagatatatatatatatatatatatatattggccccCTGGTGCCATCAGACCATCCCTGCCATCTCATTGGATCACAGTCTGTCTAGTGAATATAGAGAATTCTGGTTCATTTGGCCTCATTCTTGGCGTTTCTGAGTTTGGGCGCAGTTATGAAGATACCACACAAGCCATTTCTACTGGGCACGGCCATGTACTTTGTACTAGTAAGTGTATTTTATGAGGCCAAATAGGCTTTTTAGCCATCTGTTCCTATCTACCTAAAAGTATGTACCCACAGACATTTGGGGGCACACACAGCGCATACAATTAATGGTACCATGACCCCAATGCCTCAAGCATTCTGAACCCACAACGTATTATGGCCAATACAGCTCAGCTCCCTCGTTGCTCCTGATAAAAGGCAGAGTAATGCAGCTGCCATGTCTGGCCCCTTGCCTTCCCCTCCCTGGCTCTCTGGCAGCAATAGCCGCCCAGGAACATGAGCTGATGTGGTTCTGGCATCTACTGGGCATGACCCCAAGTGCCAGAAAGCCATGGCATTACTCTGCCTTTTATCAGGAGGTATAAGGGAGATCAAGTCCAGActcattcaaaataggccctggcatttccagtacacagaggtccaaacagccccccagcagcccaataaatagtgagtgtctatggcagcagtccccaaactacggcccgcgggtcAGATCCGGCCCCCCAGTGGAATTTATCCggcccccactgcgtcctcccacctggcagtggagacagaggactcagcggggagcggcacaggggagcGGAGATGAAGGACGGACCAGGTAGGACACAGCGCTGGGGGGGAGGAGTTGTGAACAGTCTGGTTTGATGGCAGGATATGAAAGAGGATGTGGGCAAAATCACCAGCAcacccccccccaacagtctgaggggcccttgatccggccccttgggtcagaagtttggggacccctggtctatggcatcttacagcagcccctctggcatttggtagaacccacagattgccagtccgggcctgagggAGACGGGCCGAATCTGGGTTCCATAGTGGTGCAGTTCATAAGGAAGGCCTGTGTAGCAggcttagggcaagggcacactcgCTATATGCTTTCGCATTTTCTCCGCTCCATGtggctgcacccaggccaatgctgtgcctgtcagtgcggCTAAACATAGAAGCATCCTCCAAtcgcaggcagagagaagcagggcatacagttaggggcagatttatcaaaatgtgagtttagagcttaatacataaaactcacctacgttctattcattcAAAATAGTAAgatctaactttcatccattgataaataggcttctaaaaatcccataggaatgaatagagcatgggatagtgcttatgtattaagctctaaactcacattttgataaatccgccccTTAGTGTGCCCTCACCCTTAAGTTATATAAATAGGTTTAATTTTCCTTTAGCAATTCCAGAGCGGATTgttaaaaacaaaacagagaAGTGATTGGTTAGGGGGTTAaattaaatagggatgcactgaatccagggttTGAATTTTGGAACTTTTTGCAGGACTCAGGGTTCAACCAAATCAGaatgaacatttttcattcaCAACCGATAACGAATTGATAAGCCAATCagggttcagtattcagccagatCATTAGTGGAAGATACAGTGTTGGATCCAAAAATGGAGGTATTTAGCACATCcctaaaataaaatgaacatttatGATCTCGCccacatacatttttttgtacacGGAGAGTAATTATACGGAACGCGTGCCCCAGTTGCAGAAGGCTGGCATCTCTCCTTGCCCTGCTGGCATTTCCTGATTACGTCCCTCTCAGCAGGAAGTGTTGTGTGCAAAGAGAATTGCTTCCTTCCCcctaatataaatgtaacaatgaataaaaaaagaacaaagacCACCAGTTTTAGCGTGGCGTTTGTGGGCCCCTTTCCGCTTTTCCAGTGGCATGGTTGGATTTGTGCCGTGACCTGAGAATGAGGTCAGTATCACTAATCAGTATGACTAATGAAATGCTTATTAGGGTGGGTTGGGCCCTGCAGGCATCGCCATCAATTATAAACGTAACAGGATGGGAATATTACAACcatgaccttttttttttcatgtttaaatcggTGCCAATAGATATTTCAAATCTTTATcgacatttttcataaatttaATACCAACCATTAGATCCAAACAAATGAAATAACTTGAAATATCAGGACTCTAAGTGCCTTCTTTCTGGTTCTCTGGTTATACAATTTGACACTGGGGTAGCAGGCCCTTTTTGCCCAGGTGAGGGGCAGTAACCCCTGGTTTCCCATAATAACCTGAGAAAATGGTTTTAACCTCTTTTTTTCTGGGCAATGCCAGCATCCACATGCCATTATCATAATAGGATATTTTGCCCCCTAACAGCTCCCCCATATTCTCCCCCTCCCTGCCAGCCTGCTGCAACTTTACAAACTCCAGTAAGTCAATACCAGTTTGGACATCCTGTATATCAGATGCACAGCCCAGAGTAATATGAGCCCGGCTTCCCCGGGGAAGAATATCCTTGGGCATCACTTCCTTTTCTGCATCCGACGGCCAAAGGTGAAGCTGTTCCTGAGTCAGTTCGATCTGGGCCCCTGCGGTCCGGGGAGTGACGAACAGTGCCGAGATATGGAGAGTGAAGCCTCTGGAATAATTCTTTCTTACAGCCTGGGAAAGCAAAGAGATAAGTTTATTTTCACTGGACGCATATGACTTTCTCTCTGCCCTGTAAGAGGCTTCTCTGGGGTCCATGCATTTGTTTCTATTATAAAGTCTTAACAGGACCTAATGTGGTACTGGACCTAAATGGACACCCTACATTGCAGAAGCAACATCTTACTGTTACCCACACAGCTCCTACCGCAGATTTCCTTAGGAACCCTGCGGCGGAGGTTTGGGggattattttcttaaaaaaacaaaaaatcttacatacataaatatataggcacccgagggctgctgcccccccccccccaaaaaaaagctgccaccctagcaCAGGCCCACGGGTACCTACATGTAAATAGGGTTGCCCCctatccggttttgacccagacagccaagGTTTCGGAAGGACTGTCCAGGTAAAAACCTCCagcccggtttcccaaattaggaaaacaagGCAGAACTTGCTGAGATTGACGCAGCGATCAGCCAATTGCTGCCTCATGCCATCATAGCCCTGTctcttttaccccccccccccgtgacgtCACTCGCCATCCCTTGCCCGGTGACGAACGCCGGTAGAGGTGCCAATCCTACATGTAAATACGGCCCAGATTCTTAACAGCTAGATGGTTGTGCCAGTTCCATTTACCCTAACAGGTAAGACTTCGGAAGGCGTAATAAAAGATGAATAAGATGTGGCCTTTGAAgaaacagaagcaaaaaaaaaaaaggtaaaaatagcaataataataaagtctctcaaagaattacatttttggttGCCACAAAGCATTTTAAACTGCAAGCTAAAAAAGGACAGGACAGAAAGGCAAAATGTATCGTGTTAAGGAGATGACCAACATCCCAAAGATCTGACACTGGGATTAGAACCGGTTGATTTTAGCATGGGATCTGGTGTCAGAAACCACTTAAACCATTGGCCAATTCCAAAACTGGGCAGCCTAGTGAAAGAGTCAGTTTTGACATTCTAGGACCATAGACTATATAACAAACTAGGGGATTTTCTATTTCCTGCACAGCTGCAAGCTAGGGGCATTCCAGGGTTTGCCTATGGGCCAGGTTTGCTTCTTCTCTAGTCACGCCACTAACTACCACCCactccttatgaatacagtgctgacgCACTAAGGATCCGTCACACCACAGCATTCACGTCACAGGTGCCTTGCTTCACACCAACCTCCAGCTGTGCGTATTCCTCTGATCCGGGCACCTTTCCAAAGTCGCAGAACTTGGTTGTACAGTGCAAAATGTTGGGAGTTTTGGCAAAATACTTCAGCAAGTCCAACTTGTGCTTGTCTTCAACTCCAACTGCAGACAGAAGAAGAAGATTGTAAATAAACCTGCTCCAAACCCTCCATAGAGCACCTAGGCCATGGCACTGCTGCCCCCACACCAAGTGACGCCAGACTACAATCAATGGATTATTCCATCATAGTGTTCTGCCCACTGAGCATGATGAAAAAGTTCAGTACTGGAAAAAAAGTTCAAGGTTTAGTTTAGTTTACACAGGTTGGggggatactgtatatacattagcTGCTCAAATGCCATTACCCTCAAagaataaaattaacttttatgcaatgtatttctGGCATAGGACGTAATCCGAATCAAGATTTCAGGCCGAATTCATCTGCTGAAATGGGAATCTCCTAGTCACCACCCTGTGATATCGCTAACATGCTGTGAGCTTGCAAATGTCTCGGGCTGCTTGGCTGATACAATGCTGGCCATTTATTCATGGGCCCCTGAAGTGCAGCATTGCCACATGGTGCTGCTGTAACACCCGGTGTCAGCTACATCTCTGCACTGCGGCTATGAGACCATTTGTACCCGGCATTATTATTGCAAGGcagctttttaaaggggaactccacccaaacacaacttaagcttcttgaaaaggaaacataatttcaatatACATCAGTGAAAAAATAAGCAGCTTtcagaacagttccctaagccccgccccctgttccctaagccccgccccctgttcccctgctgatctggcggtctactttgtgactcaaataaaatgtaacagtagtcgcctgtccccagcctgcctcctcccaatcccacaattccctgctgcacacgtgatgtcaataagggaaggaacatcccagtgcaatgcattgtgggttatgtagttcctgcatgctgtctgtaagctggggagaagttgttacaatgtgtaacatcagtgtttagcccctcctcccctgccaggattacaaatgatgcagaaagagaagaacagttttgcagctggatttcagcatataaaaatggtatttattcctactgtttgaaggaacagattacagtgacaggtatattaCTGGTTTCTCTGTTGTGCGGGGCTCTTTTAAagaattttggtttggaagctggagttcccctttaatgatttaTAATGGAGCCAGGGGACAGCCGCAgaacatataaataaacattagGTGCTGCAGTGCCAGCACACAATATCTAAAAATCAAAAAAAGGTCAAAATAACAATTAATAGAAGAGATCACATTCCACATCTCAATAACATACATGCTTGTAGACGTTTCTTAAATGCTTTGAGGTTTCCCAGTTGTTCCAGGAACTCATGGGCTGTCTTTCTGAGGTTGTCCTCATCGCGCTTGGCCAAGAACCAGCCAAAATACAGCGGCAGGATATCTTTTTCCAGGGTAGGTCTCAGGTTCTTAAGTTCTTCCAGCGAGAGCTTCCAGTGATTCCTATCCTTCAGCTGAGCACAGTCGAGCCTCCAAGGGGTCTTAGGTTCCAGCACTATTACTGTGAATTGGAACTTGTTGGCGAGATCAAACAGCTCTTCCAAGCGTTCCCTGTCATGGTGTGTGTCGTCGACAATAACCATATTGGCTTCATGTCTTTCACAGCAAGAGTTGAGATCTTCATCCAGTTTGACATACTCCCCCCCACTGGCGCTCCTGATAGCGGGTCTTATGTTATACTGGTCAGCGGAAAAAAGTCTAGAGCTATCCTTGTATTTCTGCTCAACTTCCTTGGCCAGCTCTGACTTTCCACTTCCCGGCAGACCCCTTAGAAGAACCAATATCTTAGATTCTCGAACAGTAGTCACAGTGTGGTCATCCACTAGCAAAGGGGGTTTCTGCCCCTCAGGGTGGTCTTTGGATGCCTGTGCAGACATCATGTGGAATAAATTCTTGGCAGATATGGGGTCTGATCTTCTGACTGCTTTCTGGACCTACTTGGACAAAGAGGGAACCCGTTAACATTGCAAATACTACACaaacagtatacatatatatctatatctatgaGTACAATTTatcttctaaaggtccccatacacgttgatatccgctcgcttggcttcacccgatatccccacctatgggtggacgatatcggggagcatgtaggtaaaaaaaaataataattatattggcggcaatggggcagtcggttcggagaccacatcaacgagccaatgcggtccccgatccgactgaattttctaacctgccgattgatatctggccaattttaggccagatatcggtcgggcaggccccttgtttctgcccctacacgggccgataagctgccgaatcggtccaaggaaccaatatcggcaactacaatctgcccatgtatggggaccttaatagtATCCAAaatttcaaataattcatatgGTCCAGACATCAGATGAGGAACCAGAAATCTTAAGCTTATATGAGACCAACCAAAAGCAATGAACGACTTGTACATGGAGATGCTACTTCCTTCACAGGAACAATCAAGTTTCAGACCCATTTTGCAGTTCAAATTCTAAGTTCGGTTACAAGCACCAAAATAATCACATCACATACAGTAATCACATTTTCTCGGTTTCCAACTGTGATGAGCAATACAATTATTTTATGGTCAAATAATCTAATGACCAAGTTAGATAAGTTTTCTGGTGGGAAAAGGGTTTTACTTTCTTGGATTCCCAAACTGTTCGTGGTTTGATTTCTGCCCCAATTGGCCACCAAAGAAGACAAAAGAGCATTCCGTTAATAGAGAACACAACAGTCAACACCATTCACGGCTTCCCACGACAATCCCCATCCATCATAACAGTCCAGTGATTGTCAGGGTGGGTTAACGCTTTGGTATCTGTAGGAGATGTTAGATAAGTGCCTTATTATTTTCAATGATAACCAATATCAGCAGTTGAGACTACTGTACATTCATTTTATGGGCTTGTTCAGACTACAGACCTGCCAACTGATCGGTTATACAGAGGAAGTCACATCCAATCATGACATCCACTGAAGTTATACAAGGGTCATGAATGTATTGCAACTAAAGTACAACTATTTGTGATGCATTCCAAAAATGCATATGGCCTCAACAGAAGTCAATAAACAAGGGTGCCAATTTGATTATTGTACATTTTTGCACAGTAGTTGAGGTTTATCAAGTTCTCAATCAAAAAATATTTCCTAACTTTGAGTTCATCCAAAAGAAGTCAAGGACCTTAAAGCTGTCcctaaacttaggggctgatttacttacccacgaacgggtcgaaatgagtccgattgcgttttttcggcttctttacgaatttttcgttaccaatacgatttttgcgtaaaaacgcgagtttttcgtagccattacgaaagttgcgtaaaatctggcgatttttcgtagcgttaaaacttgcgcaaaaagttgcgcttttttcgtagcgttaaaacttacgcgaaactttgcaccttttaagttttaacgctacgaaaaatgcgcaacttttcgcgtaagttttaacgctacgaaaaaagcgcaactttttacgcaactttcgtaatggctacgaaaaactcgcgtttttacgcaaaaatcgtattggtaacgaaaaattcgtaaagaagccgaaaaaatcgcaaaaaatacgaaaaagtcgcaaaatgtttgttttcaagtcggaacttttccaattcgggtcggattcgtgggttagtaaatcagccccttagtgttgcatcAGACTGCAGTTCTAGTTTAAAAGAgctaaaatattgttttaaaagaggATTGTCCCTGTTAGTGCAATGCGTTCACAATGTATTTGGTGACCACCAGGGCTGGGTGTTAGAAATCTGTGGGCTTGCTGGTATGTTACATTCGAACAAGATCTTATGATACTTTTGGAGGCTTTCCAATGCCACTGTAAGGGCGAAGTCAAATGGTTTCTCTGAAATGACCATTACTGGTGTAGCCATCACTCAAGACTATAAAAATATACGTTCATTTTTCCCAGTTAGAACAGGACCCTTTAGTTCTCCCAGTAACAAGTTGACTATGGAGAACAGTGGTATAAATATGTTTCCTGTACTCTTTATGGGACATGGTCTACCGGTCACTGGGAAAACTCAGTGGTCCCTAAAGACTTCAGGGGTTCCTGGTTAGGGTTACGATGTAAGGTATAGAGTCATTAGCTTAACTGAACCTTACCCAAGCCCCATAATGAAAACCTATTTGGAGAAGACACAAACAGGTTGGATCTTTCCACACAAATACTACTGGGAGGTCATGTACCAGTGTACCAGGCTCAATTGGGCAAAACTGCCAGCAGGAAGGTTAGGAATATATGGATGGTGATGGGTTAGGTAGGGGATCTCACTACACCTTTTATTTACTCCCTACCCGATGCAAGCACTATAAAATAATCTGGTTAGATAGACTTATCTTTATTTTGGACATGTGCAACTATAGCTGACTTGAAGATTATACGGCCCATCGATCATCAGGATAAAACCAGCATTTCATATCTATAAAATGGGTCCCTTTAAGGCAGTGACTGTCAAACTATTTCAGTTTAATCCCCACTGGATAGTCCAGTCTTTGGCCTGGTCCCCCTCtgaaggtccaacatttggtccgGTTGCTCATTAGTTTATGAAATGGGTACATATATCTGAAAATATCTTTCAAGAATATCTATGACACAAATGCATATTCCTAACTGAACTTCAAGCTGGGATTTTAGGTGTCTCTATAAGAGCAAATGTCAATTATCTTTAGTTCTCCTCTTAAAATGGTCTCCAGGCtaagccccacagtttgggaagcaATGCTTTAAGAACTATTAaagtcagaaataaaaaaaaaaaattacctacatacatacatacataccatacataATGATCACTTAGGAAATGAGAtgcaaatatatgtaaaaaatgtcataaatTCTTCCTCAACTGAACATATGAAGGTTACATTCCATTTAGATCTCAATCAAATATGGACACAAGATTCCTGTCAATTTCCCAATCTATAAATATACAAGGTTGACACCCGTGTACCTCACCCTAGcacctgaaaaaaataaatagcaataaaaaaaaaatttgctgcatagaGTTTGGGGCAGATTTCTGTGAGTAAAACTcattcactttctattcattcctatgggtttttatagaagcatatttatcaatgagtgaaagttagcgacttagctgataaagggaatggaagggctCCGTTATGAGGAAAGGTTGGCcgagttgggtctgtttacactggggaaaaGGCATAAAAGAGTATCTATCAATCAAAGAGATATCTATGTATAAATAATGGAAAAAGGGGACCATACACTAAAATCTCTgatactttatttaccagtaggtccttccagcagacccAGTACCTTCTACTGgagatgaaaagaaaaaaagttgtggaattttctccCTGGCCTGGAAACTAGTAGATACATTAGATATTTTCTAGAAAGGGTTGGATGTCTTTTACCAAATGAAGAAAACACAAGGATCCTGGTGATGATATTCTTAGTGCAATGGGCTGGTATCACTGGCCTTTTGAggccaggaaggatttttttctgcttctgAAGCAAATCATAGACAGCTTCCCATAGGGTCTGATCAACTCCCTTCAGATGAGCAGAGTAGGATTTACTTGGGTAAAAGCTTAAACCTGATTcagcctatgtaactatgtagggaTAAAGGGACATACAGATGATGAAGAACATAATAGCTTATTTGCTACCATAAAACTGTTTTAACCACCTAGTGCTGCTGAATTGCCCGGTTGCTTGTCCCTTGAGTTGTTTCTGCCCCTGGGCTGGTAAATAAGCGTCTATAGAAATTAAAGTGAAGTATTAAGACACGAGGGAAGGCAGGGAGTGcctaaagcagcggttctcaacctgtgggtcgggacccctttgggggtcgaaatcccctttcacaggggtcgcctaagaccatcggaaaacacatatttccagtggtcttagggataattttatggttggggggtcaccacaacatgaggaactgtattaaagggtcacggcattaggaaggttgagaaccactgccctaaaggcaCAGTATTCCactctatgtatttatatatccattatacatattccactatgtgtatttatatatccattatacatacTCCACTATTTGTATTgatatatccattatacatgttccactatgtgtatttatatatccattatacatgttccactatgtgtatttatatatcca includes:
- the cnp gene encoding 2',3'-cyclic-nucleotide 3'-phosphodiesterase isoform X1 is translated as MSARRLVGTKLLSSLSCLHLCTELPLTAHCRAPHRCPKVQKAVRRSDPISAKNLFHMMSAQASKDHPEGQKPPLLVDDHTVTTVRESKILVLLRGLPGSGKSELAKEVEQKYKDSSRLFSADQYNIRPAIRSASGGEYVKLDEDLNSCCERHEANMVIVDDTHHDRERLEELFDLANKFQFTVIVLEPKTPWRLDCAQLKDRNHWKLSLEELKNLRPTLEKDILPLYFGWFLAKRDEDNLRKTAHEFLEQLGNLKAFKKRLQAFGVEDKHKLDLLKYFAKTPNILHCTTKFCDFGKVPGSEEYAQLEAVRKNYSRGFTLHISALFVTPRTAGAQIELTQEQLHLWPSDAEKEVMPKDILPRGSRAHITLGCASDIQDVQTGIDLLEFVKLQQAGREGENMGELLGGKISYYDNGMWMLALPRKKEVKTIFSGYYGKPGVTAPHLGKKGLLPQCQIV
- the cnp gene encoding 2',3'-cyclic-nucleotide 3'-phosphodiesterase isoform X2, with product MMSAQASKDHPEGQKPPLLVDDHTVTTVRESKILVLLRGLPGSGKSELAKEVEQKYKDSSRLFSADQYNIRPAIRSASGGEYVKLDEDLNSCCERHEANMVIVDDTHHDRERLEELFDLANKFQFTVIVLEPKTPWRLDCAQLKDRNHWKLSLEELKNLRPTLEKDILPLYFGWFLAKRDEDNLRKTAHEFLEQLGNLKAFKKRLQAFGVEDKHKLDLLKYFAKTPNILHCTTKFCDFGKVPGSEEYAQLEAVRKNYSRGFTLHISALFVTPRTAGAQIELTQEQLHLWPSDAEKEVMPKDILPRGSRAHITLGCASDIQDVQTGIDLLEFVKLQQAGREGENMGELLGGKISYYDNGMWMLALPRKKEVKTIFSGYYGKPGVTAPHLGKKGLLPQCQIV